From one Anopheles cruzii chromosome 3, idAnoCruzAS_RS32_06, whole genome shotgun sequence genomic stretch:
- the LOC128272690 gene encoding vacuolar protein sorting-associated protein 33A: MYSHLSGGRVNIQLLQETAVREFVEILDRCEGTKAIIWDESLGGPVGLVARYTFLKEHHVTKMYPLRPEPWADIDVKNIIFITRPNQTLMDYIATNIHEEEKKRKVSRKEYFLYFVPKKSFLCEKRLQVKGVHGSLSFIGEFRCDFFPFDNDLLSMELKDAYKELYIEGDTSCLHQSACALIGLQKLYGRIPKVYGKGSYAQRVWEITKAMAEEDGPAMNNDKGVIDQMIILDRSIDLMSVLATQLTYEGLIDEIYGINNTTVNLPAEKFSTGEGLSTERNTEKSQFILNSKEQLYAELRDKNFNAVGAVLSRKAKSIRSRANENHGEKTIQELKKFVESLPHIKANEQSLATHTTIAELVKDVVSSDLFLDELGCEQEFMMCSDVEKPNCFIEDMISKEAPLRSVLRLICMQSIAGSGLKPKVLDYYKRELVQVYGIQVLLTIGNLEKAGLLRLQTGSRTYHVLRKTLNLTAETPEEVSPKDITYVHSIYAPLSVRIVEQHLKPSGWQMLTEKLSSLPGPTFEDFQTSASLSNRRGSFTSELSQSDIPRVIIVFFIGGCTFAEVSALRFLATLEDNNVEFVICTTKLINKNTFLDSFIEN; this comes from the exons ATGTACTCGCATCTTTCAGGAGGTCGCGTTAACATACAGCTCCTACAGGAAACGGCTGTGCGTGAGTTTGTTGAAATCCTCGATCGCTGCGAAGGCACCAAG GCTATCATATGGGATGAGTCACTCGGTGGGCCGGTCGGGTTGGTGGCCCGCTACACCTTCCTGAAGGAGCACCATGTAACAAAAATGTATCCCTTGCGGCCGGAACCGTGGGCCGATATTGATGTGAAAAACATTATCTTTATCACACGCCCCAATCAAACGCTGATGGACTACATTGCGACGAACATTCACGAGGaggaaaagaagagaaaag TTTCCCGCAAAGAGTACTTCTTGTACTTCGTGCCAAAGAAATCATTCCTGTGCGAAAAACGTTTGCAGGTGAAAGGCGTTCACGGAAGCCTGTCATTTATTGGCGAATTTCGGTGTGATTTTTTCCCATTCGATAACGATTTGCTTTCAATGGAGCTGAAGGATGCCTACAAGGAGCTGTACATCGAAGGTGACACAAGCTGCCTGCATCAGTCGGCTTGCGCCTTGATCGGACTTCAGAAACTGTACGGTCGCATTCCAAAGGTGTACGGGAAGGGAAGCTACGCGCAGCGCGTTTGGGAGATAACTAAGGCAATGGCCGAAGAAGATGGACCAGCTATGAACAACGATAAGGGCGTGATAGACCAGATGATCATCTTagaccgatcgatcgatctgatGAGCGTGCTCGCGACGCAGCTTACGTACGAAGGTTTAATTGACGAGATATATGGAATCAACAACACGACGGTCAACTTACCGgccgaaaagttttccaccggcgAAGGCCTCTCGACCGAGCGCAATACCGAGAAAAGTCAGTTCATCCTGAACTCAAAGGAGCAGCTGTACGCCGAGTTGCGGGATAAAAACTTCAACGCAGTCGGTGCGGTTCTGTCACGAAAAGCAAAATCGATCCGTTCGCGAGCAAATGAAAACCATGGCGAAAAGACCATACAGGAGTTGAAAAAGTTCGTCGAAAGCTTGCCGCACATTAAAGCGAACGAGCAGTCACTGGCCACGCACACTACGATTGCTGAGCTGGTCAAGGACGTAGTTTCATCCGATCTATTTCTCGATGAGCTGGGCTGCGAGCAAGAATTTATGATGTGCTCAGACGTAGAGAAACCGAACTGTTTCATCGAGGACATGATATCGAAGGAGGCACCGTTGCGTAGCGTGCTGCGCTTGATCTGCATGCAATCGatcgccggatctggcctcAAGCCCAAAGTGCTGGACTATTACAAACGGGAGCTGGTGCAAGTGTACGGCATACAAGTGCTGCTCACGATCGGCAATCTGGAAAAGGCGGGCCTGCTACGCTTGCAGACCGGTTCGAGAACGTACCATGTTCTACGCAAGACGCTAAATTTAACAGCCGAAACACCGGAAGAGGTGTCACCAAAAGACATCACATACGTACACAGCATTTATGCACCATTGTCGGTGCGCATCGTAGAGCAGCACCTGAAACCGTCCGGATGGCAAATGCTGACTGAGAAGCTATCGTCGCTTCCGGGGCCAACGTTTGAGGATTTTCAAACTTCGGCTAGCCTAAGCAACCGACGGGGTTCGTTCACCAGCGAGCTGTCGCAATCGGACATTCCGCGAGTGATCATCGTCTTCTTCATCGGCGGTTGCACGTTCGCCGAGGTTTCGGCTCTACGCTTCCTAGCCACACTGGAGGACAACAATGTTGAGTTTGTGATCTGTACTACGAAGCTGATTAACAAGAATACGTTCCTGGATTCgtttattgaaaattaa
- the LOC128274822 gene encoding transmembrane GTPase Marf: MATYLNRTLSMVTGNGNASMYETAALIDPNARTLHNNATDVSPLQIFVRAKKKINDIFVEINDYVVETTGFIDGELSATSEIVDKAETEQFQSYVLKVRGIREVLARDNMKVAFFGRTSNGKSSVINAMLRDKILPSGIGHTTNCFCQVEGIDGQEAYLVKEGSDEKLNVTSVKQLANALCQEKLCESSLVRIFWPRERCSLLRDDVVFVDSPGVDVSPNLDDWIDNHCLNADVFVLVLNAESTMTLAEKSFFHEVSTRLSKPNIFVLNNRWDASASEPEFQESVKAQHQERCIDFLVKELKVATPKEAEERVFFVSARETLQARLKEQEGLPAIAGALADGFQNRYFEFQDFERKFEECISKSAVRTKFEQHSSRGKNIAGDMRMMLDSIFERANVLRNQKLEQKKRLTDRIASTETSLMQVTREMKLKIHTMVEEVEQKVAKALNEEIWRLNVLVDEFNLPFHTDPLVLNVYKKEINGHVESGLGSNLRARLSTALAMNVETAQREMTSRMTALLPSEKIVTQQHQVVARTQPFEMLYTLNCQNLCADFQEDLEFRFSWGIKALIARFSGKMRANNRKAITHHRQNSNMNMSQMLSPTSPMCLMPENELITNEQLSVISKVAIASIGSQGTLGLVVAGLLLKTIGWRVIVGAGVVYGSVYLYERLSWTNTAKEKNFKNQYVQHATRKLKLIVDLTSANCSHQVQQELSSTFARLCRVVDTASNEMNDELRHIEGSLGVIESNQKQIKLLKNKANYIMNELEIFDSNYIRAN; the protein is encoded by the exons ATGGCCACGTACCTGAACCGCACCTTGTCGATGGTGacgggaaacggaaacgccTCGATGTACGAAACGGCGGCCCTGATCGATCCAAATGCTCGCACGCTGCACAACAACGCTACGGACGTTTCACCGCTTCAGATCTTCGTGCGGGCCAAGAAGAAGATCAATGATATTTTTGTTGAAATCAACGATTATGTGGTCGAAACGACCGGCTTCATCGATG GTGAACTTTCAGCGACCTCGGAGATCGTGGACAAAGCGGAAACGGAGCAGTTCCAAAGCTATGTGCTCAAGGTGCGAGGCATCCGGGAGGTGCTGGCACGGGACAACATGAAGGTGGCCTTTTTCGGTCGCACCTCGAATGGCAAAAGCTCCGTCATCAATGCGATGCTGCGCGATAAGATTCTACCGAGCGGCATAGGTCACACCACCAACTGCTTCTGCCAGGTGGAGGGAATCGACGGGCAGGAAGCGTATCTGGTGAAGGAGGGAAGCGATGAGAAACTAAACGTTACG TCTGTGAAGCAGCTGGCGAATGCGCTGTGCCAGGAGAAGCTGTGCGAAAGTTCGTTGGTGCGAATATTCTGGCCACGGGAACGGTGCAGCTTGCTGCGGGATGATGTCGTCTTCGTGGATTCACCCGGTGTGGATGTTTCGCCGAATCTGGACGATTGGATCGATAACCATTGCCTGAATGCAGACGTGTTTGTGCTGGTGCTGAACGCGGAATCTACGATGACTCTCGCG GAAAAGTCTTTCTTCCACGAAGTTTCAACACGACTCTCGAAACCGAACATTTTCGTGCTCAACAATCGGTGGGATGCATCGGCTTCGGAGCCAGAATTTCAGGAATCG GTTAAAGCACAGCACCAGGAACGGTGCATCGATTTTCTGGTGAAAGAGCTTAAGGTAGCCACTCCGAAGGAGGCTGAAGAACGTGTTTTCTTTGTATCGGCGCGCGAGACTCTGCAGGCACGGCTGAAGGAGCAGGAAGGTTTGCCGGCCATCGCTGGCGCACTTGCCGACGGTTTCCAGAATCGGTACTTCGAGTTTCAGGATTTTGAGCGCAAGTTTGAGGAGTGCATTTCAAAGAGTGCGGTACGAACCAAGTTTGAGCAGCACAGTTCCCGCGGCAAGAACATTGCGGGCGATATGCGCATGATGCTGGACAGTATCTTCGAGCGTGCGAACGTGCTGCGGAACCAGAAGCTGGAGCAGAAGAAACGTCTCACGGATCGTATTGCAAGCACGGAGACGTCGCTCATGCAGGTGACGCGCGAGATGAAACTCAAGATCCACACGATGGTGGAGGAGGTCGAGCAGAAGGTCGCGAAGGCGTTGAATGAGGAAATTTGGCGACTCAACGTGCTGGTAGATGAGTTCAATCTACCGTTTCATACCGATCCGCTCGTGCTGAATGTTTACAAGAAGGAAATCAACGGTCACGTCGAGAGTGGGCTCGGGTCTAACCTGCGCGCCCGCCTAAGTACGGCGCTGGCCATGAACGTCGAGACGGCCCAGCGCGAGATGACGAGCCGCATGACCGCCCTGCTACCGTCGGAGAAGATCGTtacccagcagcaccaggtgGTCGCGCGTACCCAGCCGTTCGAGATGCTTTACACGCTCAACTGTCAGAATCTGTGCGCCGACTTCCAGGAGGATCTCGAGTTCCGCTTCTCCTGGGGAATCAAGGCACTGATTGCGCGCTTCAGTGGTAAAATGAGGGCCAACAATCGGAAGGCGATCACTCATCATCGACAGAATAGCAACATGAAT ATGTCGCAGATGCTTTCTCCAACCTCACCGATGTGTCTTATGCCCGAGAACGAACTGATCACGAACGAGCAGTTGTCGGTAATCTCGAAGGTTGCAATTGCATCGATCGGCTCACAGGGCACACTTGGTCTAGTCGTGGCCGGTTTG CTGCTGAAAACAATCGGCTGGCGCGTAATTGTCGGAGCTGGGGTCGTTTACGGTAGCGTCTACCTCTACGAGCGCCTCTCGTGGACCAACACGGCCAAGGAGAAGAACTTTAAGAATCAGTACGTTCAGCATGCGACTCGCAAGCTAAAGCTGATCGTCGATCTTACCTCGGCCAACTGCAGCCACCAGGTGCAACA GGAACTGTCGAGCACGTTTGCTCGGCTCTGCCGTGTGGTCGATACGGCCAGCAACGAAATGAACGACGAACTGCGGCACATCGAAGGTTCGCTCGGTGTGATCGAGAGCAACCAGAAGCAGATCAAGCTGCTGAAGAACAAGGCGAACTACATCATGAACGAGTTGGAAATTTTCGACAGCAACTACATTAGGGCCAACTAA
- the LOC128271523 gene encoding NKAP family protein CG6066-like: MGNRSRSRSRGRQDKKRSTRRSASSQSSTEGSESDGSTSDSSHSRSSDSTNNAKNSRTQSLEDKRSKGRKDSDRKPTPRSEKRDERTPTTKGRIDGKQLSKDRSGRSRPDTPEQVRRSPRRHDRSRSADRDRRGNRTVSDAAGRAQEEWRNRRDDQFRRQREENRRRRTPSPRERRDRDSRDHSRRANDRFHHNNDRRNGADREEDRRERKDHSRDRLSRHPGDRYHDEHRNEGEQGAYRQQNRWKHDMYDEHESQRNVDRSYRKSNRDMMNEDFMQSRRLQREIIGTEGVPQAWGTSPSPVTSSEDEESQKKAKELSKHKKSKLKAKAKKRSNKSRSKKDKKKKKSSKKSKKSKSAKKKKRKSKKVESSSSSSPSSESASDSSSSGDEAEVWVEKSEALARTNDTVKSGPGGGLSLKESSRADEDGDNLVGPVKASGNLNQKDFGRALLPGEGAAMAAYVTEGKRIPRRGEIGLTSDEIANFEDVGYVMSGSRHRRMEAVRIRKENQIYSADEKRALAMFSKEERQKRENKILTQFKEMISAKLSENKK; the protein is encoded by the coding sequence ATGGGTAACAGAAGTCGTTCGCGAAGTCGGGGAAGACAAGATAAAAAACGTTCGACACGCCGCTCCGCCAGTTCGCAGTCCAGCACGGAGGGCAGCGAAAGCGACGGAAGCACCAGCGACAGCAGCCACAGTCGCAGCAGTGATTCCACAAATAACGCGAAAAATTCACGCACTCAAAGCCTGGAAGACAAACGAAGCAAAGGTAGAAAAGACTCGGACCGCAAGCCTACGCCTCGAAGTGAGAAACGGGATGAGAGAACACCCACAACCAAGGGTCGCATCGATGGTAAACAGCTCAGTAAAGATCGGTCCGGCCGAAGTCGCCCGGATACGCCAGAACAAGTGAGGCGCTCGCCTCGCCGGCACGATAGATCCCGTAGCGCTGACAGAGATCGGCGTGGTAATCGGACAGTTTCAGACGCAGCAGGACGAGCTCAAGAAGAATGGCGGAATCGACGCGACGATCAGTTCAGGCGGCAGCGGGAAGAGAACCGTCGGCGACGCACACCGAGCCCACGGGAACGGAGGGATCGTGATTCTCGAGATCATTCGAGGCGAGCCAACGATCGATTCCATCACAATAATGATCGCCGGAATGGTGCAGATCGTGAGGAGGACCGACGCGAAAGAAAAGATCACTCGAGAGATCGTTTATCGAGACATCCGGGCGATCGCTACCACGACGAGCACCGTAACGAGGGCGAGCAGGGTGCGTACCGGCAGCAGAACCGATGGAAGCACGATATGTACGATGAGCACGAATCGCAACGCAATGTCGATCGTAGCTACCGTAAATCAAACCGCGACATGATGAATGAAGACTTTATGCAGTCACGGCGACTGCAGCGCGAAATCATCGGCACCGAGGGAGTGCCTCAAGCTTGGGGGacttcaccgtcaccggtcaCCAGTTCCGAAGATGAGGAATCgcagaaaaaagcgaaagagtTGTCGAAGCACAAAAAATCCAAGCTGAAAGCGAAGGCAAAGAAACGATCCAACAAAAGCCGCTCGAAGAAggacaaaaagaagaaaaaatcttCCAAAAAGTCCAAAAAATCGAAGAGcgcaaagaagaaaaagcgaaagagcaAGAAAGTTgaatcatcatcctcatcatcgccgtcgtcggaatCCGCTTCTGATTCGTCCTCGTCCGGCGATGAAGCAGAAGTTTGGGTCGAGAAATCTGAAGCATTGGCGAGGACGAATGACACGGTTAAGAGCGGGCCCGGTGGTGGATTGTCGCTGAAAGAAAGTTCGCGAGCCGACGAGGACGGTGACAACCTGGTGGGTCCCGTGAAAGCGAGCGGAAACCTGAACCAAAAGGACTTCGGTCGTGCCCTGCTGCCCGGTGAAGgtgcggcgatggcggccTACGTTACGGAGGGTAAGCGTATTCCGCGGCGCGGTGAAATCGGCCTCACGTCGGACGAAATCGCCAACTTCGAAGATGTCGGGTACGTGATGAGTGGAAGTCGCCACCGGCGCATGGAAGCCGTGCGTATCCGTAAGGAAAATCAGATCTATTCGGCCGACGAGAAGCGTGCCCTGGCCATGTTCAGCAAGGAGGAGCGCCAGAAACGGGAGAACAAAATTCTGACTCAGTTCAAGGAGATGATCAGTGCGAAGCTGTCGGAGAACAAAAAATGA
- the LOC128269866 gene encoding glycylpeptide N-tetradecanoyltransferase, giving the protein MSDEQSKDVGTPEVTASGETVATAGKGKKKQQLQQGAKAKPDADSAETGPAATNGEVSTVSGTDEHAVSEPSSKSKQKKKKKNKSQNDQSKEGQVNGEPEPLASEDGNDASGSKHTAGPGEGETGEEASGSGFTMNNDAVDMLMNVRDVLERLKLNSGVLKPAKTPEEALHKSFKFWSTQPVPRMDEKIITNEPIEEDKQLSEIRQESYALPDGFVWDTMNLDDPLQLKELYTLLNENYVEDDDAMFRFDYQPEFLQWALQPPGWKRDWHCGVRVVKSGRLVGFISAIPGSLNVHKKEQRMVEINFLCVHKKLRSKRLAPVLIREITRRVNLTGIFQAVYTAGVVLPKPVSSCRYWHRSLNPKKLIEVKFSYLSRNMTMQRTIKLYKLPDQPKTPGFRKMVEADLPGIHRLLKLYLERFNLTPVFDETEMRHWFLPQNGIIDCFVVEDPATGTITDMVSYYTLPSTVMHHAVHKCVKAAYSFYNVRNRMEFAIIILTPY; this is encoded by the exons ATGAGCGATGAACAAAGCAAGGATGTTGGAACCCCTGAAGTGACCGCTTCCGGCGAAACCGTCGCGACAGCcggcaaaggcaaaaagaagcaacaacTGCAGCAGGGAGCCAAGGCAAAGCCCGACGCTGACAGTGCAGAGACGGGACCGGCTGCAACGAACGGAGAAGTTTCAACAGTCAGCGGGACGGACGAACATGCCGTCAGCGAACCGAGCTCCAAGTCcaagcaaaagaagaaaaagaagaacaaatcCCAAAATGACCAAAGCAAGGAAGGACAGGTGAACGGTGAACCTGAGCCATTGGCGAGCGAGGACGGTAACGATGCGAGTGGCAGTAAACAcactgccgggccgggggaaGGTGAAACTGGCGAAGAAGCGAGCGGGAGTGGCTTTACGATGAACAACGATGCGGTCGATATGCTGATGAACGTGCGGGATGTGCTCGAGCGGCTGAAGCTGAACTCGGGCGTGCTGAAACCGGCCAAGACGCCCGAGGAGGCGCTACATAAATCGTTTAAATTCTGGTCCACTCAACCGGTGCCGCGGATGGACGAAAAGATTATCACGAACGAGCCGATCGAGGAGGACAAACAGTTGAGCGAGATCCGCCAGGAATCGTACGCTTTGCCGGATGGGTTTGTGTGGGACACGATGAACTTGGACGACCCGTTGCAGCTGAAGGAGCTGTACACGCTGCTGAACGAGAATTACGTCGAAGATGACGATGCCATGTTCCGGTTTGATTATCAGCCGGAATTTTTGCAGTGGGCACTGCAACCGCCCGGATGGAAGCGCGACTGGCACTGCGGAGTGCGCGTGGTCAAGTCGGGACGGTTAGTTGGCTTTATCTCCGCCATTCCCGGTTCGCTGAACGTGCATAAGAAGGAGCAGCGCATGGTGGAGATCAACTTCCTGTGCGTGCACAAGAAGCTGCGATCGAAACGGCTGGCGCCCGTGCTGATTCGAGAGATCACGCGCCGTGTCAATCTGACCGGTATCTTTCAGGCAGTCTACACGGCGGGCGTTGTGCTGCCGAAACCGGTATCCTCTTGCCGTTACTGGCACCGTTCGTTGAACCCGAAGAAGTTGATCGAG GTAAAGTTTTCGTACCTCTCCCGAAACATGACGATGCAGCGAACGATCAAACTTTACAAACTGCCCGACCAACCGAAGACGCCCGGCTTCCGGAAGATGGTCGAGGCGGACCTGCCAGGCATACATCGGTTGCTGAAATTGTACCTCGAGCGCTTCAATCTTACACCGGTGTTTGATGAAACCGAAATGCGCCACTGGTTTCTGCCCCAGAATGGCATCATCGATTGCTTCGTGGTAGAGGATCCGGCCACCGGTACGATTACGGATATGGTCAGCTACTACACGCTTCCGTCGACCGTTATGCACCACGCAGTGCACAAGTGCGTGAAGGCCGCGTACAGCTTCTACAAC GTACGTAATCGGATGGAGTTTGCAATTATCATACTGACGCCATACTGA